A genomic window from Sulfurospirillum multivorans DSM 12446 includes:
- a CDS encoding sensor histidine kinase — translation MKLLRSFLIVYLLILSPACALPYINLENPSTYLLKKDISIDEAINNPSFSKVNLQYSDMRNLDNRNFWIKIPMSNNNVQQLEKSIIFFWYNAKLDLYYVKHNQILKHSSLYDQDRTGFVFDNFIISPNETLTLYVKSNEKKGYDVFKSIKIVNQEKTFSVISTDKSYFDNGFFFGILISIFFFNLIVFFSIKEKSLGYYCLVLLPPTLYCSPDIVVLLEWLNFSNKNIIVLFNIFFPALHIITFLLFTKYFFETENNYLWVDKFINISLLFSLILNIYNFIFDHYSYIIAALILPFFFMVGIVNLKKDFTVSVLYIISSAFIYYPFIFYFSSFDIKFFDTYLNKGTYINNMQVTNTIAAILLCFSIYIRLSKLFYEKLSFQKELLAKSRLAAMGEMIASIAHQWRQPLNNVSTTLANIEMTSELQMLSHEKLKTKVHEANTQIKYMSNTINDFLNFFSTKKEERVFLLKSAVESAMVLLRTPFKQEQISLHVKSDESTIIGCKNELIQVLTILMSNAKDALKTKEDKQIWITIKNKEIFIEDNAEGIDLEIIEKIFDPYFSTKKEKNGTGLGLYMAKIIIEKNIGGSLHVKNSKKGAKFIIDLSHVN, via the coding sequence ATGAAACTACTACGCTCTTTTTTGATTGTTTATTTATTAATACTTTCTCCTGCTTGTGCTTTGCCTTATATTAATTTAGAAAATCCATCAACGTATCTCCTTAAAAAAGATATATCTATTGATGAAGCTATTAATAATCCTAGTTTTTCGAAAGTAAATCTACAATACTCTGATATGCGAAATTTAGATAACAGAAATTTTTGGATAAAAATACCTATGTCCAATAATAATGTTCAACAACTTGAAAAAAGCATTATCTTCTTTTGGTACAACGCCAAATTGGATCTTTATTATGTTAAACATAATCAAATACTAAAACATTCTTCACTTTATGACCAAGATCGCACTGGGTTTGTATTTGATAATTTTATCATTAGCCCCAATGAAACTTTAACCCTATATGTAAAATCTAATGAAAAAAAAGGGTATGATGTCTTTAAATCCATAAAAATAGTTAATCAAGAAAAAACCTTTAGTGTTATTTCAACAGATAAGTCTTATTTTGACAATGGATTCTTTTTCGGAATTTTAATTAGTATATTTTTCTTTAACTTAATCGTATTTTTTTCTATCAAAGAAAAAAGTTTGGGATACTATTGCTTGGTACTTTTACCCCCAACACTCTACTGTTCTCCTGATATTGTCGTCTTATTAGAGTGGTTAAACTTTTCCAATAAAAATATCATTGTCCTTTTTAATATCTTCTTCCCTGCCCTTCACATTATCACTTTTCTACTCTTTACTAAATACTTTTTTGAAACAGAAAATAATTATCTTTGGGTTGATAAATTTATCAATATAAGCCTTCTCTTCTCTTTAATATTAAATATCTACAATTTTATCTTTGACCACTACAGCTACATTATAGCAGCATTAATTCTACCCTTTTTTTTCATGGTTGGTATTGTCAACCTCAAAAAAGATTTCACAGTCTCCGTTTTATACATCATCAGCTCAGCCTTTATCTACTACCCATTTATCTTCTATTTTTCTTCATTTGATATCAAATTCTTTGATACCTACTTAAACAAGGGCACCTACATCAACAATATGCAGGTCACCAATACTATTGCTGCAATTTTACTGTGCTTTTCTATTTATATCAGGTTGAGTAAACTCTTTTATGAAAAACTCTCTTTTCAAAAAGAGCTTTTAGCCAAATCACGCCTTGCTGCAATGGGCGAGATGATTGCAAGTATCGCTCACCAATGGCGACAACCTCTTAACAATGTCTCAACAACTTTGGCCAACATTGAAATGACCAGTGAACTTCAAATGCTTTCACATGAAAAATTGAAAACAAAGGTCCATGAAGCCAATACACAGATAAAATACATGTCAAATACTATCAATGATTTTTTAAATTTCTTTTCTACAAAAAAAGAGGAGCGTGTTTTTCTCCTTAAAAGCGCCGTTGAGAGTGCCATGGTATTACTCCGAACACCTTTTAAACAAGAACAAATTTCTTTACATGTAAAGAGCGATGAAAGTACTATCATTGGATGTAAAAATGAACTCATTCAAGTCTTAACCATTCTCATGAGCAACGCCAAAGATGCCTTGAAAACCAAAGAAGACAAACAGATATGGATTACTATCAAAAACAAAGAAATATTCATAGAAGATAATGCAGAAGGAATTGATCTTGAGATCATTGAGAAGATATTTGACCCATACTTTAGCACTAAAAAAGAAAAAAATGGCACTGGTTTGGGGCTTTATATGGCAAAAATTATCATAGAAAAAAACATCGGTGGTTCTTTACATGTAAAGAATTCTAAAAAAGGCGCAAAATTTATCATTGATCTTAGCCATGTTAATTAA
- a CDS encoding 4Fe-4S dicluster domain-containing protein, whose translation MNFNRRKFLIYSAEAGAMFGLVGAVPLMSGEHHYLRPPGAIKDDTFYKACIKCGACVSACPTKAVTLIDLCWDVKNIGTPIIDIKNGGCIAWGKECLLCVKACPTDVLSVVKDLKEEKLGLAIIKEEECVNCMVCFLHCPIEGVVLFPNPEVPDKPYTKERDIPTKIKLKDSPLKPYIVKDKCIGCGLCAHYCPPRCIDMIPIADVKKVAKNESN comes from the coding sequence ATGAATTTTAATCGAAGAAAATTTTTAATTTACAGCGCAGAAGCAGGAGCGATGTTCGGTCTTGTTGGAGCTGTTCCGTTAATGTCAGGAGAACATCACTACTTACGACCTCCAGGCGCCATTAAAGACGATACTTTTTATAAAGCATGTATTAAATGTGGTGCTTGTGTTTCAGCATGCCCCACTAAAGCGGTGACACTTATTGATCTTTGTTGGGATGTTAAAAATATCGGCACACCTATAATTGATATCAAAAATGGTGGCTGTATTGCTTGGGGAAAAGAGTGTCTTTTATGTGTTAAAGCTTGTCCAACAGATGTTTTGAGTGTAGTTAAAGATTTAAAAGAAGAAAAGCTTGGTCTTGCCATTATAAAAGAAGAAGAGTGTGTGAATTGTATGGTTTGTTTTTTACATTGCCCCATTGAGGGAGTAGTACTCTTTCCAAATCCAGAAGTTCCTGATAAACCTTATACTAAAGAACGTGATATACCTACAAAAATAAAACTCAAAGATTCCCCGTTAAAGCCTTATATTGTTAAAGATAAATGCATTGGGTGTGGATTGTGTGCTCATTATTGTCCTCCACGGTGCATTGATATGATTCCTATAGCAGACGTAAAAAAGGTAGCAAAAAATGAATCAAATTAA
- a CDS encoding reductive dehalogenase, whose product MEKKKPELSRRDFGKIVAGVGVAVTIAPFGGTDAHAKEKASQEIRHQFAMPDGVSPIKINEKYERFNEGHVAFYHPSSVMIPNFKGETKFWVFSMMDQKQNLINTAQHAPGVKAPSVAEARSARAWESAAWTLNEMLGYGKPNRKMHLWDNFKAAKDWPHIYNKAPDEKDPAILTNQIKYVTRLAGADLVGIARLNRNWIFKEAFTTVSDKPEDDNNFITKPINFKDIEKPTETEDEYIIPNSFANVIVSAFAMNRDMMQCLATSMAHAAAALCYSRMVAHDMWICQFIRNQGYYAIPSCNGVGQSVAFAVEAGLGQASRMGTIITPEYGPMVRLSKIFTNMPLIPDKPIDFGVTEFCETCKKCARDCPSKAISEGPQSYEARDIHNANGRYQWHNDHKKCLQYWVESGGDCGICVAVCPFTKGNIWIHDGVEWLIDKTRFLDPVMLGMDDALGYGKTRNVEEVWKGKINTYGLDTSHFKDTETTGKDRVKKS is encoded by the coding sequence ATGGAAAAGAAAAAACCTGAACTTTCACGTAGAGATTTTGGAAAGATAGTTGCTGGCGTTGGTGTTGCGGTTACTATTGCACCATTTGGGGGCACAGATGCTCATGCAAAAGAAAAAGCATCGCAAGAGATTCGTCATCAATTCGCGATGCCAGATGGGGTATCTCCTATCAAAATCAATGAAAAGTATGAAAGATTTAATGAGGGGCATGTGGCATTTTATCATCCCTCTTCAGTGATGATTCCAAACTTCAAAGGAGAAACTAAGTTTTGGGTGTTTTCTATGATGGACCAAAAGCAAAATTTGATTAATACAGCACAACATGCACCTGGCGTTAAAGCTCCAAGTGTTGCTGAGGCAAGATCTGCTAGAGCATGGGAATCAGCTGCGTGGACACTGAATGAAATGCTAGGATATGGAAAGCCAAATAGAAAGATGCATTTATGGGATAATTTTAAAGCAGCAAAGGATTGGCCACATATCTATAACAAAGCACCAGATGAAAAAGATCCTGCCATATTAACAAATCAGATTAAATACGTTACAAGATTAGCAGGGGCTGACTTAGTGGGTATTGCAAGATTGAACCGAAATTGGATCTTTAAAGAGGCTTTTACTACAGTATCAGATAAGCCTGAGGATGATAATAACTTTATCACAAAGCCAATTAACTTTAAAGATATTGAAAAACCAACGGAAACAGAAGATGAATACATTATTCCAAATAGCTTTGCCAATGTTATCGTTTCTGCTTTTGCGATGAACCGTGATATGATGCAGTGTTTGGCTACTTCTATGGCACATGCAGCTGCGGCACTTTGTTACTCTCGTATGGTGGCGCATGATATGTGGATTTGTCAGTTTATTCGTAACCAAGGCTACTATGCAATACCAAGCTGTAATGGTGTTGGACAATCAGTTGCCTTTGCTGTTGAAGCAGGTTTAGGACAAGCTAGTCGTATGGGAACTATCATCACCCCTGAGTATGGACCAATGGTTCGTCTTTCTAAGATCTTTACCAATATGCCTCTTATTCCCGATAAACCAATTGATTTTGGTGTTACAGAGTTTTGTGAAACATGTAAAAAATGTGCAAGAGACTGTCCTTCCAAGGCAATCTCAGAAGGGCCACAATCCTATGAAGCACGAGATATTCATAATGCAAATGGCCGCTACCAATGGCACAATGACCATAAAAAATGTTTACAGTATTGGGTTGAATCGGGCGGAGACTGTGGCATATGTGTAGCTGTTTGCCCCTTTACAAAAGGCAATATTTGGATTCATGATGGCGTTGAATGGTTGATTGATAAAACAAGATTCCTTGATCCTGTAATGCTAGGTATGGATGATGCACTGGGTTATGGTAAAACACGAAATGTAGAAGAAGTATGGAAAGGTAAAATCAATACCTATGGTTTAGATACATCTCACTTTAAAGATACGGAGACAACAGGAAAGGATAGGGTAAAAAAATCATGA
- a CDS encoding response regulator transcription factor has protein sequence MFKNYKVLYAEDDAGIRKNIGEILSLLFDDVLLAQDGEKAYELYQNESPDIMVLDIEMPYLNGLEVAEKIRKSNKNIPIVMATAYTDTAYFLKAVELNLTSYILKPIETSDLKKALKKCEEQLSYSKNSEIHINQSAYYNVGERTLYINNSEVRLTNIEMQFLEYMLKNPNRVINYSEFEYNIWEEGMSGPAIRTLVKDLRKHLTKESIQNIPKIGYKLVLQK, from the coding sequence ATGTTTAAAAACTATAAAGTACTTTATGCAGAAGATGATGCAGGAATTCGTAAAAATATTGGAGAAATTCTTTCTCTTCTTTTTGATGATGTACTTCTAGCACAAGATGGGGAAAAGGCATATGAATTGTATCAAAATGAGTCTCCAGATATCATGGTACTCGATATTGAGATGCCCTATCTTAATGGCTTAGAAGTGGCCGAAAAAATCAGAAAAAGCAATAAAAATATCCCGATTGTCATGGCTACAGCTTATACAGACACGGCATATTTTTTAAAAGCAGTTGAATTAAATCTAACCTCTTATATTTTAAAACCAATAGAAACTTCTGATTTGAAAAAAGCACTTAAAAAATGTGAAGAGCAATTAAGTTATTCTAAAAATAGCGAAATTCACATCAATCAGAGCGCATATTATAATGTAGGTGAACGAACACTGTATATCAATAATAGTGAAGTCAGATTAACGAATATTGAAATGCAATTTCTTGAATATATGTTGAAAAATCCTAATAGAGTTATCAACTATAGTGAATTTGAGTATAATATTTGGGAAGAAGGGATGAGTGGTCCAGCTATTCGAACCCTTGTCAAAGATCTAAGAAAGCACCTAACCAAAGAGAGCATTCAAAATATTCCAAAAATTGGATACAAGCTGGTTCTTCAAAAATGA
- a CDS encoding reductive dehalogenase, whose product MEKKKKPELSRRDFGKLIIGGGAAVTIAPFGVPGANAAEKEKNAAEIRQQFAMTAGSPIIVNDKLERYAEVRTAFTHPTSFFKPNYKGEVKPWFLSAYDEKVRQIENGENGPKMKAKNVGEARAGRALEAAGWTLDINYGNIYPNRFFMLWSGETMTNTQLWAPVGLDRRPPDTTDPVELTNYVKFAARMAGADLVGVARLNRNWVYSEAVTIPADVPYEQSLHKEIEKPIVFKDVPLPIETDDELIIPNTCENVIVAGIAMNREMMQTAPNSMACATTAFCYSRMCMFDMWLCQFIRYMGYYAIPSCNGVGQSVAFAVEAGLGQASRMGACITPEFGPNVRLTKVFTNMPLVPDKPIDFGVTEFCETCKKCARECPSKAITEGPRTFEGRSIHNQSGKLQWQNDYNKCLGYWPESGGYCGVCVAVCPFTKGNIWIHDGVEWLIDNTRFLDPLMLGMDDALGYGAKRNITEVWDGKINTYGLDADHFRDTVSFRKDRVKKS is encoded by the coding sequence ATGGAAAAGAAAAAAAAGCCTGAACTCTCAAGAAGAGATTTTGGTAAGTTGATTATCGGAGGTGGAGCTGCAGTAACGATAGCTCCATTTGGTGTACCAGGTGCAAATGCAGCTGAAAAAGAGAAAAATGCAGCTGAAATTCGTCAACAATTTGCAATGACTGCAGGTTCTCCCATCATAGTTAACGACAAATTGGAAAGATATGCTGAAGTACGAACAGCGTTTACTCATCCAACCTCATTTTTTAAACCAAACTACAAAGGTGAAGTGAAACCTTGGTTTTTATCAGCATATGATGAGAAAGTACGTCAGATTGAAAATGGTGAAAATGGTCCTAAGATGAAAGCTAAAAATGTAGGAGAAGCTAGAGCAGGTCGTGCACTTGAAGCTGCTGGATGGACCTTAGATATTAACTATGGAAACATTTATCCAAATAGATTTTTTATGTTATGGTCTGGTGAGACTATGACTAACACCCAATTGTGGGCACCAGTAGGGTTAGATAGAAGACCTCCAGATACAACTGATCCTGTGGAACTTACAAATTATGTAAAATTTGCTGCACGTATGGCAGGTGCTGATTTGGTAGGTGTTGCAAGATTAAATCGTAACTGGGTTTATTCTGAGGCAGTAACTATACCAGCTGACGTACCTTATGAACAATCTTTGCATAAAGAGATTGAAAAGCCAATCGTTTTCAAAGATGTTCCACTACCAATAGAAACTGATGATGAATTAATTATCCCTAATACTTGTGAAAATGTTATCGTTGCAGGTATCGCTATGAACCGCGAAATGATGCAAACAGCTCCTAACAGTATGGCATGTGCAACAACAGCATTTTGTTATTCACGTATGTGTATGTTCGATATGTGGTTATGCCAGTTTATTCGTTATATGGGTTACTATGCAATACCAAGCTGTAATGGTGTTGGACAATCAGTTGCCTTTGCTGTTGAAGCAGGTTTAGGACAAGCTAGTCGTATGGGTGCTTGTATTACTCCTGAATTTGGACCAAACGTAAGACTTACAAAAGTCTTTACAAATATGCCTTTAGTTCCAGATAAGCCTATCGACTTTGGAGTAACAGAATTTTGTGAAACATGTAAAAAATGTGCACGTGAGTGTCCTTCAAAAGCAATTACTGAAGGTCCAAGAACTTTTGAAGGACGAAGTATTCATAATCAATCAGGTAAATTACAGTGGCAAAATGACTATAATAAATGCTTAGGTTATTGGCCGGAATCTGGTGGATATTGTGGCGTATGTGTAGCTGTTTGCCCCTTTACAAAAGGCAATATTTGGATTCATGATGGCGTTGAATGGCTTATTGATAACACAAGATTCTTAGACCCATTAATGCTTGGTATGGATGATGCATTGGGCTATGGTGCAAAACGAAATATTACAGAAGTTTGGGATGGAAAGATTAATACATATGGTCTAGACGCAGACCATTTTAGAGACACTGTAAGCTTTAGAAAGGATAGGGTTAAAAAATCATGA
- a CDS encoding sensor histidine kinase — MKFFFLFFLLTLSLFSGVITLNEEKLLLHRNTYLLNENIFIEDALKHSDFIKNNNLSVFLRKQFTKNYWLKIPLKNTLNKELDKTLLFYWKNINLQVYYSKDNKIIETKSVSDGINNGISYYSFIIGPNEESTIYIKVNDHPLVDDFSAAYIINTEQLISEISNYGSVYKHGLLFGILLTILFASLFMYFMTSLKSYFYYVLFVMSIIFITSNLHWSFYSALSPYLEKSILYNIMKVANPFSILMTLTLFTKEFFDLKYKHATINSILNFYMLSCILMVIIQFIFSNGSLIIFYPGILLPGFILIGLIMLKQDKLQASLYSIAMILLIYPLFMESFIRIFNFDGVQNMNNYLQVTSTLCSLCLSIVTYIKLLSILEEKRQFEKEILARSRFSAMGEMIANIAHQWRQPLSHLSSIVVNIDMHSQLDKLSPKTLQDKLNEMHLQIRHMTNTIEDFMNFFSQKKQKSTFSCKEIIDDSLSFMRTSFESNHIQIYTQCDAMFEINTYKNELIQVIITILTNAKDALKDNPEEDRKIYFKTSKNEISISDNAGGIDSKIIHRIFEPYFSTKLEKNGTGLGLYTAKIIMENNIKGSIQVANNKRGAEFILKLP; from the coding sequence ATGAAGTTCTTCTTTCTTTTTTTTCTTTTGACACTCTCTTTATTTAGTGGCGTAATTACTTTAAATGAAGAGAAACTCTTATTACATCGAAATACGTATCTTTTAAATGAAAATATCTTTATAGAAGATGCTCTCAAGCATAGCGATTTCATCAAAAACAATAACCTTTCCGTTTTTTTAAGAAAGCAATTTACAAAGAACTATTGGTTAAAAATACCTCTCAAAAACACACTCAATAAAGAGCTAGATAAAACACTTCTTTTTTACTGGAAGAATATCAACCTCCAAGTTTACTATAGCAAAGACAATAAAATCATCGAAACTAAGTCTGTAAGTGATGGCATAAACAATGGTATTTCTTACTACTCTTTCATTATAGGACCTAATGAAGAAAGTACCATCTATATCAAAGTCAATGATCACCCATTAGTGGATGATTTTTCTGCTGCTTATATCATCAATACTGAACAACTTATATCAGAAATTAGTAACTATGGGAGCGTTTATAAACATGGTCTTTTATTTGGTATTTTACTTACCATTCTTTTTGCAAGTTTATTTATGTACTTTATGACATCCTTAAAAAGCTACTTTTATTATGTCTTGTTTGTAATGTCCATTATCTTCATTACCTCAAACTTACACTGGAGCTTTTACTCAGCACTGAGTCCATACCTTGAAAAGTCAATACTCTATAACATTATGAAAGTGGCTAATCCTTTTAGTATTTTGATGACACTTACCCTTTTCACCAAAGAGTTTTTTGATCTCAAATATAAGCATGCCACGATTAATAGCATTTTAAATTTTTACATGCTCTCTTGTATACTAATGGTAATTATACAGTTCATCTTTTCAAATGGATCTTTGATTATTTTTTATCCAGGTATATTATTACCAGGTTTTATTTTAATTGGTCTCATTATGTTAAAACAAGACAAACTGCAAGCTTCCCTTTATTCTATCGCGATGATTTTATTAATCTACCCTCTATTTATGGAGTCCTTTATTAGAATATTCAATTTTGATGGTGTACAAAATATGAACAATTACCTTCAAGTCACCAGCACACTATGCTCTTTATGCCTAAGCATTGTAACCTATATAAAGCTACTCTCGATCTTAGAAGAAAAAAGGCAATTTGAAAAAGAGATACTTGCACGCTCACGCTTTAGTGCGATGGGAGAAATGATTGCCAATATTGCCCATCAATGGAGGCAACCACTGAGTCATCTTTCCTCTATCGTTGTCAATATAGACATGCACAGCCAGCTTGATAAACTCTCACCAAAAACCTTACAAGACAAACTCAATGAGATGCATTTGCAGATTCGTCATATGACCAATACCATAGAAGATTTCATGAACTTTTTTTCTCAGAAAAAGCAAAAATCTACTTTTTCATGTAAAGAAATCATTGATGATTCACTCTCTTTTATGCGCACATCCTTTGAAAGCAATCATATTCAAATTTACACACAGTGCGATGCAATGTTTGAAATCAATACATATAAAAATGAACTTATACAAGTCATTATCACCATCTTAACGAATGCAAAAGATGCACTCAAAGATAATCCTGAAGAAGATCGAAAGATTTATTTTAAAACAAGTAAAAATGAGATATCCATTAGCGATAATGCAGGGGGAATTGATAGCAAAATTATTCATCGAATTTTTGAGCCTTATTTTTCAACAAAACTTGAAAAGAATGGAACAGGACTTGGACTCTACACAGCAAAAATCATTATGGAAAATAATATAAAAGGGAGTATTCAAGTTGCAAACAATAAAAGAGGAGCCGAGTTTATCTTAAAACTTCCATAG
- a CDS encoding response regulator transcription factor: MLASYTILYADDEEQTRENIGEILSLFCKKVYLAKDGKEALQIFQNNTIDIAIFDIEMPYFNGLEVCEQIREFNQKIPLVIATAYTDTEYFLKAVELNLAAYILKPVTAIDLKNALKKCVANLKNNKNEKIYFSDIVYYDTIKRALFVNEKDVILRRSEITFLEYLLKRVNEIVSYQEFENNIWEEGMSSAAIRSLVRDIRKHLPPETIINVARLGYKLKLYK; the protein is encoded by the coding sequence ATGCTCGCTTCTTATACAATACTCTATGCAGATGATGAAGAACAAACTCGTGAAAACATAGGAGAAATACTTTCTCTTTTTTGCAAAAAAGTATATTTAGCCAAAGATGGGAAAGAAGCTCTTCAAATCTTTCAAAACAATACTATTGATATTGCTATTTTTGACATCGAAATGCCCTACTTTAATGGACTTGAAGTGTGTGAACAAATTCGTGAATTTAACCAAAAAATACCTCTTGTCATTGCTACTGCTTATACAGACACTGAGTATTTTTTAAAAGCCGTTGAACTTAATCTAGCAGCTTATATCCTAAAACCTGTCACCGCGATTGATCTCAAAAATGCTCTTAAAAAATGTGTTGCTAATCTTAAAAACAATAAAAATGAAAAAATTTATTTTTCTGATATAGTTTATTATGACACTATTAAACGTGCTCTTTTTGTCAATGAGAAAGATGTAATTTTGAGAAGAAGTGAAATCACTTTTTTAGAATATTTACTAAAACGTGTTAATGAAATTGTTAGTTATCAAGAGTTTGAAAATAATATCTGGGAAGAAGGTATGAGTAGTGCCGCTATTCGTTCGTTAGTACGAGATATCCGAAAACATTTGCCTCCAGAGACTATTATTAATGTAGCAAGACTTGGTTATAAATTGAAACTCTATAAATGA
- a CDS encoding DUF4405 domain-containing protein produces MFRQVVSLTLLVSLLAVGSSGILMIILNSFEFQFQMHPVHKIFGVLMVLSGSLHLYLNFGSVKKYLNIKKMALFTGVLSIIMVLLYGVGINKPLNIEKIKQMENIAKTLEE; encoded by the coding sequence ATGTTTAGACAAGTAGTATCGTTGACGTTATTGGTTTCATTGCTGGCAGTTGGGAGCTCTGGTATTTTGATGATTATACTGAATAGTTTTGAGTTTCAGTTTCAGATGCATCCTGTTCATAAGATTTTTGGAGTCTTGATGGTTTTATCCGGTAGTCTACACCTGTATCTTAACTTCGGTTCAGTAAAAAAATACTTGAATATAAAAAAGATGGCACTTTTTACAGGAGTATTGAGCATAATAATGGTTTTACTTTATGGTGTAGGTATTAATAAACCATTAAACATAGAAAAAATAAAGCAGATGGAAAATATTGCAAAAACATTAGAAGAGTAA
- a CDS encoding iron-sulfur cluster assembly scaffold protein — MRDDFDYTGLISQLEDHMKNPRFYGLLDNYNAKATCLHPDGKGKVVLTMQIEDDKTVRCGFEIKGCPSLLAQASLYLDSAFNATLSETYILAGNILKQIKDDDSKESRCSMLFLTAYKECVEAYYEKEKEERITTLTF; from the coding sequence ATGCGTGATGATTTTGACTACACAGGGCTCATAAGCCAATTAGAAGACCATATGAAAAACCCTCGTTTTTATGGACTATTAGATAATTACAATGCCAAAGCGACATGCCTTCACCCCGATGGAAAAGGTAAAGTTGTCCTTACTATGCAAATTGAAGATGATAAGACTGTCAGATGTGGTTTTGAAATCAAAGGTTGCCCATCACTGCTTGCACAAGCTTCGCTTTATTTAGATTCTGCTTTTAATGCTACGCTTTCAGAGACTTACATTTTAGCTGGTAATATTTTGAAACAAATCAAAGATGACGATTCTAAAGAATCACGATGCAGCATGTTATTTTTAACAGCGTATAAAGAGTGCGTAGAAGCTTATTATGAAAAAGAGAAAGAAGAGCGCATTACGACTCTAACTTTTTAA
- a CDS encoding 4Fe-4S binding protein, producing the protein MNQINKVINVKKLQIIRKSVHNFSMLSIILGAFGIITVAGTCYVSIGYFRLICPVGFIELSLATHTINTKLIVPFLTISVLLFLAGRSFCSWGCPTSYMGGIIRKMTSNETYKKYTKVKNKVQKYVPQPGMDDIFVMMIGTLIGIFVFQYPLPCTICPLGIISRALIETVNHSTITHFHIALRYDTLLLIIPIVSMFLFVRGWSQVCPVGSLKGLMSTYNKTIVPSTTEACVNCKLCEQVCPVNIGHHRGLPDMSICIKCMLCAEYCPQHAIDIVALYEHKKTKFKEVKDVNVLNTSIETMNKTA; encoded by the coding sequence ATGAATCAAATTAATAAAGTTATTAATGTAAAAAAATTACAAATCATTAGAAAAAGTGTACATAACTTTTCTATGCTAAGCATTATACTAGGTGCATTTGGCATCATAACTGTTGCCGGAACATGTTATGTAAGTATTGGTTATTTTAGGCTTATTTGTCCAGTTGGTTTTATAGAGCTCTCTCTAGCAACACACACTATTAATACAAAACTTATCGTACCTTTTTTAACAATTTCAGTTCTTCTTTTTTTAGCGGGAAGATCGTTTTGTTCTTGGGGTTGTCCTACGTCTTATATGGGCGGAATTATACGTAAAATGACATCTAATGAGACCTATAAAAAATACACTAAAGTAAAAAATAAAGTGCAAAAGTATGTACCGCAACCTGGTATGGATGATATCTTTGTCATGATGATAGGTACATTAATAGGAATATTTGTATTTCAGTATCCACTACCTTGCACAATTTGTCCATTAGGAATCATTTCACGGGCTCTTATTGAAACAGTCAATCATTCTACAATTACGCATTTTCACATTGCACTACGTTATGACACTTTATTGTTAATAATTCCTATCGTATCTATGTTTTTATTTGTAAGAGGTTGGTCACAAGTTTGCCCTGTCGGTTCATTGAAAGGGCTTATGTCAACGTATAACAAGACAATCGTTCCTTCAACAACAGAAGCATGTGTCAACTGTAAGTTATGTGAACAAGTATGTCCTGTTAATATTGGACATCATAGAGGGCTTCCTGATATGAGTATTTGTATCAAATGTATGCTATGTGCAGAATATTGTCCGCAACATGCCATAGACATTGTTGCTTTATACGAGCATAAAAAAACAAAATTTAAAGAAGTAAAAGATGTGAATGTACTGAATACATCCATTGAAACAATGAATAAAACAGCTTAA